In Cicer arietinum cultivar CDC Frontier isolate Library 1 chromosome 1, Cicar.CDCFrontier_v2.0, whole genome shotgun sequence, one DNA window encodes the following:
- the LOC101507854 gene encoding uncharacterized protein, whose product MASKLLLIIVFIFDLVAFGLAVAAEQRRSTAKIVPDRDENYNYCVYDSDIATGYGVGAFLFLMVSQITIMVASRCFCCGKPLKPGGSRACAVVLFIICWVCFIISQACLLAGSVENAYHTKYRTLFVENPPSCETVRKGVFAAGAAFIFFTSIVSKFYYINYSSARESFQPYLGGETGVGMGTYK is encoded by the exons ATGGCTTCCAAGCTATTACTCATCATTGTCTTCATTTTTGACTTGGTTGCTTTTGGACTTGCCGTTGCTGCTGAACAAAGACGAAGCACT GCTAAGATTGTTCCGGACAGggatgaaaattataattactgTGTCTATGACTCGGATATAGCAACCGGCTATGGTGTTGGAGCATTTTTATTCCTCATGGTTAGTCAAATTACCATAATGGTTGCAAGCCGGTGCTTCTGTTGTGGGAAGCCTCTTAAGCCTGGAGGCTCAAGGGCGTGCGCCGTTGTTCTTTTCATAATCTGCTG GGTGTGTTTCATCATAAGTCAAGCGTGCTTGTTGGCTGGATCAGTTGAAAATGCTTATCACACCAAGTACAGGACCCTCTTTGTTGAAAATCCACCTTCTTGTGAGACAGTAAGGAAAGGAGTTTTTGCTGCTGGTGCTGCTTTCATTTTCTTCACTTCAATAGTTTCTAAATTCTACTATATCAACTACTCGAGCGCGAGGGAAAGTTTCCAACCTTATCTTGGCGGTGAGACTGGTGTCGGCATGGGAACATACAAATGA
- the LOC101507542 gene encoding COP1-interacting protein 7, which translates to MDPSSYLDHALFQLTPTRTRCDLVIVGGGVSERLASGLLEPFLCHLKFAKDQISKGGYSITLQPVSTYAPWFTKATLQRFVRFVSTPEVLERFVTIEKEIVQIEGSIQSSDKSNLVEEAEGNVSYADGRVKRSNISSKKGESSGTNQDGYEENSRVRLHRVLDNRKAMLCKEQAMAYARALVAGFYPEFMDDLICFADAFGASRLRKACLNFLELCKQKNEDKLWMDEIAAMQVSSQPELPYLRTSGIILAGEDDSGGKLNSLVDASISDSTPSHASLDIGQDYSLPTSGQTPSSLDGRAQMPMSWPPNHHPQYIHNFQGHAFQQMPPYQSYMYPGMQVPSSYYPGNIQWSPNSDRSHIVPDQESDSHKSSYRKKNKKKNKQSQVLEHSEEDESSASSESTDESDSDDLSRQSKKKSSTERLHKKKHGKKSSRKVVIRNINYITSNGDGNNSSITEGSLSNEEEFINGDSLKHKSSSLRHKKQHSAKHHGMLNGSTDADSNGLKGNNNWDAFQNLLLRDDDDSTNDTENQSMKFQEEYIMNKNFEDGRSNGFNHNADVTKTRVVSNDSFVVTEREFNSKSQDRVEYFKEGKDGPSFMQKKKSSNEELLFCQRNEESGSYSVSNVNQHQDLSIFNGVSISSSATDCLHVEKNNKDILADDSFMIQARRPSQDQFNSQSAADISLVSDIVGAAEFTNKTQESSHKKTEKLTSQEPDDLFMILDRDSAVEQNAAPLSMEMDYENNISSKETNKKLSEIETDRKNQLSNREGANKKTTGVKTGKVTSKDAKSKAPNTSLVKSKSDTMSRSRALPGSKTTITKSKSGKEEENRKRREELMIQRQNRIAERSASKKTVMETKKGNPKIHPSNEETNKKLNKPVHRSSTIDRLSTARVTQQKVSPNQAKSVPTKKPLQKTPAPEKKKQLQKEVKSSNHKEDARKTKVKVLSDTNAQTKNEIEASVVLPTKSDATQNVEPNNNTIDLKDNGELSNASRYLTSERDIMHEEVSNKLSSLPSENQPQYNTDMIPTSTDALPSKPLIFTPERSKVNQKIDESNVTPPKVSEIQISTPPPSNQVMQESIQTRKKWINEEADTSKAAKGFRKLLFFGRRS; encoded by the exons ATGGATCCAAGCTCTTATCTTGATCATGCCCTTTTTCAACTCACCCCAACAAGAACAAG ATGTGACTTGGTGATTGTTGGTGGAGGTGTTAGTGAAAGACTAGCTTCTGGGCTGTTAGAACCTTTTCTTTGTCACCTTAAGTTTGCAAAAGATCAGATTTCAAAAGGTGGCTATTCCATCACTCTACAACCAGTTTCAACATATGCTCCATGGTTCACCAAAGCCACCTTGCAAag GTTTGTTAGATTTGTAAGCACACCAGAAGTTCTTGAGAGGTTTGTTACCATAGAAAAGGAGATTGTGCAGATAGAAGGTTCAATTCAATCAAGTGACAAGAGCAACTTAGTGGAAGAGGCAGAAG GAAATGTATCATATGCGGACGGCCGTGTCAAAAGGTCAAATATTTCCTCCAAG AAAGGTGAATCAAGTGGAACCAATCAAGATGGATATGAAGAGAATTCCAG GGTACGCCTTCATCGTGTTCTAGACAATCGTAAAGCTATGCTTTGCAAAGAACAAGCAATGGCCTATGCACGTGCTTTAGTAGCAGGATTTTACCCCGAATTTATGGATGATCTTATTTGTTTCGCCGATGCTTTTGGGGCTTCACGTTTAAG GAAAGCATGCTTAAATTTCTTAGAGTTATGCAAACAAAAGAATGAAGACAAGCTATGGATGGATGAAATTGCAGCCATGCAGGTGTCTTCTCAACCCGAATTGCCTTACTTGAGGACATCTGGAATCATACTTGCTGGTGAAGATGACTCGGGTGGTAAACTAAACAGCTTAGTTGATGCTTCCATTTCTGATTCAACCCCAAGCCATGCAAGTTTGGATATTGGCCAAG ATTATAGCTTGCCAACATCGGGTCAAACACCATCATCATTGGATGGAAGGGCTCAAATGCCAATGTCTTGGCCGCCAAACCATCATCCGCAGTACATTCACAATTTTCAAGGTCATGCATTTCAACAAATGCCTCCATACCAAAGTTACATGTATCCTGGTATGCAGGTTCCTTCTTCATATTATCCTGGGAATATTCAATGGTCTCCAAACAGTGATCGCTCTCATATTGTACCGGACCAAGAATCGGATTCTCATAAATCATCCTATAGgaagaagaacaagaagaaaaacaaacaatCTCAAGTACTGGAGCACTCTGAAGAAGACGAGTCAAGTGCATCGTCTGAGTCTACTGATGAGAGTGATTCAGATGACCTTTCAAGGCAAAGCAAGAAGAAGTCTTCAACGGAGCGTCTGCACAAAAAGAAGCATGGAAAGAAGTCCTCAAGGAAAGTAGTTATACGTAATATAAACTATATAACCTCAAATGGAGACGGTAATAACAGTAGTATCACAGAGGGAAGTTTATCCAATGAGGAAGAATTTATCAATGGAGATTCCTTGAAACACAAGTCATCCTCACTTCGCCATAAGAAACAACATAGTGCAAAGCACCATGGAATGCTAAATGGTTCAACCGATGCCGATTCCAATGGCCTAAAAGGCAACAACAACTGGGATGCTTTCCAGAATCTTCTTTTGAGAGATGATGATGATTCTACTAATGATACAGAAAATCAGTCTATGAAGTTTCAGGAAGAATATATTATGAACAAGAATTTTGAAGATGGAAGGTCAAATGGATTTAACCACAATGCGGACGTCACTAAAACTCGAGTAGTTTCAAATGATTCCTTTGTTGTGACAGAGAGGGAATTTAACAGTAAGAGTCAAGATCGTGTTGAATACTTCAAAGAAGGGAAGGATGGACCTTCATTTATGCAGAAAAAGAAAAGTTCTAATGAGGAGTTATTATTTTGTCAGAGAAACGAAGAATCGGGTAGCTATTCTGTGTCAAATGTGAATCAACACCAAGATTTGAGTATCTTTAATGGCGTTTCCATTTCATCTTCAGCTACAGATTGTTTACATGTAGAGAAAAACAATAAAGATATTTTGGCTGATGACTCTTTCATGATTCAAGCTCGACGGCCATCACAAGATCAATTCAACTCTCAATCAGCTGCTGATATAAGTCTGGTTTCAGACATTGTCGGTGCTGCTGAATTCACAAACAAAACACAAGAAAGCTCACACAAGAAGACTGAAAAATTAACTTCTCAGGAGCCAGATGATCTCTTCATGATTCTTGATCGCGATTCAGCAGTCGAGCAAAATGCAGCACCATTGAGCATGGAAATGGACTATGAAAATAACATTTcatcaaaagaaacaaataaaaagcTTTCTGAAATTGAAACCGATAGAAAAAATCAATTGTCTAATCGTGAAGGCGCCAATAAGAAAACTACTGGAGTGAAAACTGGGAAAGTTACAAGTAAAGATGCAAAATCAAAGGCTCCAAATACATCTCTTGTGAAAAGCAAATCTGATACCATGTCAAGAAGTAGAGCATTGCCTGGAAGCAAAACTACCATTACAAAGAGCAAATCCGGGAAG gaagaagaaaatagaaagcGAAGGGAGGAACTAATGATCCAACGACAGAACAGAATTGCCGAAAGAAGCGCCTCTAAGAAGACTGTAATGGAAACTAAGAAAGGGAATCCTAAGATTCATCCATCTAATGAAGAGACTAATAAGAAATTGAACAAACCAGTCCATAGGAGTTCAACCATCGATCGCCTTTCGACTGCCCGAGTAACTCAGCAGAAGGTTTCCCCGAATCAAGCAAAATCAGTTCCAACCAAAAAACCTTTGCAGAAGACTCCTGCACCAGAAAAGAAGAAACAGCtccaaaaagaagtcaaatcTTCAAATCATAAAGAAGATGCACGTAAAACAAAAGTGAAAGTTCTTTCTGATACTAATGCACAGACTAAGAATGAAATAGAAGCCTCAGTAGTGTTGCCAACCAAATCTGATGCGACACAAAATGTCGAACCAAACAACAATACTATTGATTTGAAAGACAATGGAGAGCTTTCGAATGCTTCAAGATATTTGACTTCAGAAAGAGATATCATGCATGAAGAAGTATCAAACAAGTTATCTTCACTGCCTAGTGAAAACCAACCTCAATATAACACCGACATGATCCCAACTTCTACAGATGCATTGCCTAGCAAACCATTAATATTTACTCCTGAGAGATCAAAGGTTAATCAGAAAATAGATGAGAGTAATGTTACTCCTCCTAAAGTCTCAGAAATACAAATTTCTACACCTCCACCTAGTAACCAAGTGATGCAAGAATCAATCCAAACCAGGAAGAAATGGATCAATGAGGAGGCGGACACTTCGAAAGCAGCGAAAGGATTCCGTAAGCTTCTTTTCTTTGGAAGAAGGAGTTGA
- the LOC101505817 gene encoding probable 2' cyclic ADP-D-ribose synthase BdTIR, which produces MQGSMAMRRFLTNHKRTTQMMAKHMMEPCDVFLNHRSTDTKRTLATLLYDHLKRQGFNPFLDEKNMKPGDKLFEKINRGVLECKIGVAVFSPRYCESYFCLHELALLMACKKKVIPIFCDVKPSQLHVVNNANWSLEELRRFKWALEEAKYTVGLTFNSSKGNFSEIVTNASDIIHGSMIELQNEEQKKHKHLPIPA; this is translated from the exons ATGCAAGGTTCTATGGCAATGAggagatttttaaccaatcataaGAGAACTACACAAATGATGGCAAAACATATGATGGAGCCATGTGATGTGTTCTTAAACCATAGAAGCACCGACACAAAAAGAACATTAGCAACACTTCTTTATGACCACCTTAAAAGACAAGGTTTCAATCCTTTCTTGGATGAGAAAAACATGAAGCCAGGGGACAAATTGTTTGAGAAGATAAACCGTGGTGTTTTGGAGTGTAAGATTGGTGTGGCGGTTTTCTCACCTCGTTATTGTGAGTCTTATTTTTGTCTCCATGAGCTTGCACTTTTAATGGCATGTAAGAAGAAGGTGATTCCAATCTTTTGTGATGTTAAGCCTTCTCAATTGCATGTTGTTAATAATGCTAATTGGTCGTTGGAGGAACTTAGGAGATTCAAATGGGCTCTTGAAGAGGCTAAGTATACCGTTGGACTCACCTTCAATTCCTCAAAAGG GAACTTTTCTGAAATTGTGACTAATGCTTCTGACATAATCCATGGAAGCATGATAGAACTTCAGAATGAAGAGCAGAAGAAGCATAAGCACTTGCCAATTCCTGCTTAG